The DNA sequence AGTGAGCAGGACCACCAGCTGAGAACCCAGGGCCTAGGTAATTTTTTTAGACCCAGTCTCTAGATGCACTGAGACATATCAAGCAGgataaagttcttacaataaagtCATCTGTCAATTAGTCATGGTGACCAGGATGGTATAAGATAGAAGATGTCAACTGATAATATATCATTTGCATTTAGGCAAAACCCTGTTTCCTTCCCAGCAAAGTCTTCTATGCTAATATCCTGACAATTGTGCTGAGCTGTTTTGGTCCTTTTCCTTTTATATCCTCAGATAATGACAgttcagagaaacaaaacaagcaagGAAGTTCTTTTCAAAACTGGTAAAGGAGAAATTCAGTCTGAGCAATCAGCAATTTGAAGAGCTAGGGCCTACAAGGCGTACAGCATTTCCTTCATGCCACCTCAGTGAAGTCTGAGAGACTCCCAGATACATATGCTactgtggttctttttttttttttttttggtgctcctGGGGTTTgcaactcagggcttctcacttactaggcaggctctctaccacttgagccatgcctccagcctactACTGTGGTTCCTAATGAGAACAACTATTTACATTCCTGTATTTGCTTGGGGCCCTCTGAAGATGAGACTATGGTCACAGACTCTAATCCTAGCTCCTTCCAAagctccctctgcttcctggctactaATATAACTTCAAAGACCAATGAAAGTTACTGCCAAGGGTTCAGTACCTTCTGCTGGGGAGGCATCCCAGCGGGAGCCAACTCCATGACTCTGGCCGACAGCTCAGCCTGAATGCTGTCCATACCATCGTACTGCTGACCTCGATGAAGGGCCACTGTGATCAACCTCCTGAAGCCTGCACTAGCTGCTAGCTGCTTCCGGCCCTCCTCCATGCCAAAGAGCCACTCAGTTTCCCGGCCCTGGGGAACTACAAAAGAAGAACTTAGTTATAGGGAATCCTAGAAAAAGTGTTCAAACCCCACAAGCAATAATCCACATGACAGAGAGCCAGCTCATTCCTGACTATGATCCACTGAGAGGCTATCAATTCCCTAGCACACAACACCCAGAGCAAAGAAGCCCATCAGACATGAAGCAGGATCAAGGGTGGGTAAGACGAAGGCATGTCTGAAGGCGAGGGAGACAGTCAtctaatataagaaaaatagaaagtaatgCCAATGCCTTTTTGATTCCAAGCAGTGTACAAATATATAGTGATGGAATCCTCACAACAGAAGAAGTTGCAGGTagcattattctcatttttacaaaagaggaaattgaggcacagaagaTACCTTATTTGCCTAAATTCATAAAGTTAGTAAATGCCAAagctgggactcaaacccaggcaGTCAAGCCCAACTCCACACTCTTATCCACTGCACTATTCATTCCCAAAGGTGGCAGGTAAGAACATGAAGTATTTGGGAAAATGGCTCCATTGTCAGGAAACAAATTACCAGCATGACCATGACACCTTTTGCTTAGCATTTTCTACATTTGAAAGCATCTCTCCAAACTATCTCCTGATCCTTAGTAAGGTAAGTCTGGTATTCTTTACTCTTTTCAATAGTAACACCTAACATTTATAAAGCACTTATCACATGCAAACATCCCAAgcaccatttcttttttaatgtggtggcagtgggatttcaactcagggctgtgtgcttgACCCATATGCCCCgccttattttatattattttcttttcttttgtggtactgagccTTGTGCAAGCTACACAagggctctaccacatgagccagaCCCCCAACCACACCAGGCACCATTTCTAAGAGCTTTTTACACTTCTCACAACTACAGAAGAGAGTTATGgtcccactttatagatgaagaaactcaggcacagaaaaaaagaaacttgttcAATGTCACACCATAAGACCTGACTAAGCCAGGACTAGGATATAAATTGTCTGGGTCCACAGCTCACTTCTTTAGCTGCTACCTTGTACTGCTGCCCAAAATTCTGCAGAGACACAGAGCAGTTTTCCCAGGTCCCATAGTTCACAGGCTACAGCTGGCTAGAATGCATGTCTGGGCTAGCTAGCCCATACTACAGTAACTAACATCTCTATGAGATGTGTGGCCTGCCTAAATTTTTCTCTACTCTCCTCCCTGCCACCTCTACCACTTCATCAAGCCTTTGCCATGGAAGATGAAAAGGAGTAAGTCTCTGATCTAAGCAGGCTGCAGGAAAGCTATGACTCCCCTTTCCTCATGCTGTAGCTAGTCTAACCCTCAGGAAATAGCACCCTCTAAAGTTAAAAACAGCCAAGACATACTCATCCACCAAAGCCCaagcccagccccagcccctatAAACCAGCCCTCCAGGAAAGAGAGGGAGCAATCCCAACTCACTgatgaaaatggcaaaatgacTGTCCCGCGATGGTTTCACAGTGGGGCTGTCCACCACGTGGAGGGTGTAGCGTGGCTCCCCCGTGTCCCCATTGCACAAGTCCAGAGAAACACTCCCCAACCCGGCCATGCGGCGCAGCTGGCCGCACAGCCAGGCATACTGCTGCCGCTCCCGCACTGCCTCAGCCAGCTGCTCGGCAGTCTCCAGCCGCACAGGCTTGCCCTGCTCCTGAGTACATAGCTCAAAGATCTGAAGGGCAGAGCCAGGGACTGGCCtgaacttggtcatgatgaaggCAAAAACAGGCAGGGAGAACTGAGGCTCTGCTTCCAACACCTGGTCCTGGCTGTGGGCCACTTGGTGCACCCTCACCATCCACCCCTCCCGAGAGAAGTGACCCACTGCTTTCTTCAGGATGTGAGCCTGAGCCAGGGAGATGCAGAGGTAGCGACCGCCCACCTGCAGGACACGGCCAACCTCAGCCAGCATCCTGTCCACCTGCTGCAGGGTCTTCTCCTCCTCATCCGTCAGGACAGCGTCCAGGGTGCCCTTATCCAACACCACCTGGAATGAGGCGTCAGGAAACTCCATCTGCGTCATGTCCATCTTCAAGAAGCTCATCTGGGGCCTTCGGCTGGCACTGCGTTCCTTCATTTGCTTGATGACGACCTCACTGATGTCGATGTTCACTATATCCTGATAGCCCACATCATATAGCTGCTCGCTCAGCTCTGAGTTGCCGCACCCAATCACTAGGAcctgaggggggtggggggggcagtaAGAAAAGCATGAAGATGAATGTAATGAAGGTCAAGGAAAGTGCTCCAAATACATCAAGAAGCAAATCTCACCTCGTCTACTGCATATTTCAGAAGACAAAGATGCTATTGTCAGGAAGAGAGCAACATTACAGTTGACTCTAGACTCTTATCTTGAACACTACAGATTACAGGAACTCACTAGTGAAAACCACATTTTGCTACAAACAGGTTATATGAGAATTAGCTTTGTGATGCAGAAACAAACCGATTATGGTTCTCCTTTTCTCTGAACAAGCATATATTACTCAGGGATTAACAGAAAGTCGCAGAATGTAAACACAGTATTATAGTTAAAACCTCTTGttgtgttgtttaaaaaaataaaataaaatttaaaaacctaggCCTAGCGTAGGTAGGCTTCTTCCCTACCTCCAATACAACTCCATCTCTACCAAACCCATTACTGTACTTAACACTTCTCACTTCTGCAGATTGTGTAGTCTGGCTATTTTTcagcatatattaactgtacaaaggggtttcactgtgatattttcatgcatgcatataatgaactttgatcaaactcatcccctcaattactctttcttatctctccaGCCCCCtcttaaaaataatcttaacaggtttcattattctctaCTTTCACATATGCACAGAAAGTACTTCGATCATATTCACCCAGTACTCTTGTAGCTTAAGGACTGAACACAGTGCCTGGAACTCAGTAAGCAATCAACAACTACTTAACATAAACTGTACATGAATGAAGTGAGCCATCCTGCCTGCCTACTCTACAGGGATGCACAATGAAAGAACACTTTGGTGTTGGTCTACTAAAAAAGTCATTGCACTAAGAAGTGGGGGAGCTGGGGCGGGAGGTGTTTTCACTGAAAACCTCCAAGAGACTATTTTAAACCGTCCTTTAGCCAGAACGATGTACGGAATTCTGAAAGGGCAGGTCCAACTAGGGCCACCACGTGCAGAATTACTGTTACCAAGGGCTGCCTAGCCGCGCTCCTTACCTTTTCCCTGGGCTTGATGTATTTGTGCAGCACCCCGCACAGTTCCAGGTAAGTTCCATACCACTCGAAGGCTTTCTTTCCTCGCTGCTGGAAGAACTTCTCCCAATAGTCAACAGAGCCAAAGTCCTTGGCGCTTTTAGGTAAGAGATTCATGTTCCCACCGCCCAAGCTACGTCTGCAGGACTCTATTCCCTGTAAGGTACCATCTCAAAGGCACACCGCTAAGCAGCCTCCTGATCACTGCAGTGGGAATTCTAGCCACAGACAAACAGTCACACTAATTTGTTCCCCTAATCAAAAACCCAAACGCACGCGCGAGACACTGAACTTCAAACACGCCCGCCCCCTCCAGGGAACCCTAGGTCCGAGCCCCACGTGGAAAACCCCTCCTCACACTTTTTCCCAGCTAGGTTTCTGAACGCGGCAACCATATCCGGGTGCGAGGCCTCGTGATTGGTCAGACGCCTAGACCATCCCAGCAGCTCATTGGTTACTTAAGCTCACTCCTGACATTTCATTGGCTGGGACGCCCTTGTCTCACGCTGGAGGCTTCAGCCCAGTCCAGACCTCACTATTGGCGTGAAGCGAGATAGGGCGGAACGCAGGGGTGAGAGTCCGGGCGGAAGAGGCCGGTCCGGGCCAGAGTCCGGGCCAGAGTCCGGGCGGAAGAGACTGATCATCCTGAGCGGTGCTCGCGTGCCGACGCCGCATGAGGGCGGCCTTTCTGAGCCTGGGTTCTGCAGCCGAGGCGGAGAGTGCACGGGCTCCCGGGAGCCGGTTTAGTCACCTACTCTGATCAAGGAATGTGAGCACTGGAGGGGCGGGTCCGAAAAGAACCCCCTAAGCGCTCGACGTAACTCTGTTGTCCGTTTCCTCTCTCGTCCATATTTTGCCAGTGCACTTGTATAATTAAGGATTCATTTGGAGGGAAATGGTGCTTGGCTGGGTTCTGTTACAGATGatgtaatgaaataaaaattcaggaGGAAAGAGTAACAGCTAGGATTTCAGAGttgcttcctctccctcttccttctaaaaACGCAGTTCGCAGTACTGAAGACCTTCATTT is a window from the Castor canadensis chromosome 11, mCasCan1.hap1v2, whole genome shotgun sequence genome containing:
- the Mettl13 gene encoding eEF1A lysine and N-terminal methyltransferase isoform X1, whose product is MNLLPKSAKDFGSVDYWEKFFQQRGKKAFEWYGTYLELCGVLHKYIKPREKVLVIGCGNSELSEQLYDVGYQDIVNIDISEVVIKQMKERSASRRPQMSFLKMDMTQMEFPDASFQVVLDKGTLDAVLTDEEEKTLQQVDRMLAEVGRVLQVGGRYLCISLAQAHILKKAVGHFSREGWMVRVHQVAHSQDQVLEAEPQFSLPVFAFIMTKFRPVPGSALQIFELCTQEQGKPVRLETAEQLAEAVRERQQYAWLCGQLRRMAGLGSVSLDLCNGDTGEPRYTLHVVDSPTVKPSRDSHFAIFIIPQGRETEWLFGMEEGRKQLAASAGFRRLITVALHRGQQYDGMDSIQAELSARVMELAPAGMPPQQKVPFLSVGGDIGVRTVQHQDCSPLSGDYVIEDVQGDDRRYFRRLIFLSNRNVVQSEARLLKDVSHRAQKKRKKDKKKQRSADTSEDLPSAPGQSIDKSYLCCEHHKAMIAGLSLLRNPELLLETPLALLVVGLGGGSLPLFVHDHFPKSHIDAVEIDPSMLKVATQWFGFAQSDRMRVHIADGLDYITSLAGREEARPYYDIIMFDVDSKDPSLGMSCPPPAFVEQPFLQKVKSILTHKGVFILNLVCRDLGLKDSVLAGLKAVFPLLYVRRIEGEVNEILFCQLYPEQKLATPELLEIAQALERTLRKPGQGWDDTYVLSDMLKTVKIV